In the Pontibacillus sp. HMF3514 genome, AAAAATCATTGATGATCACATGAGAAAGATCCTTTGATAGATATAATTCACTGTAGTTTGTCATTCTTTTAAATATTTCTTTCAGAAGAATATCTTAACCAATTACAAATGGATGGCCAAAACCTTCGTTGTATAGTGCTCTTTTTATCTTTATCATTTGCTCAATTTCCTTTATACCTTCTAAACCAATCACTAATTTCCTATCAACGATCTTAAGAGAGTGGATCAAATTATCAAGATTCATTTGGTCAATATTAATAGATGAGTGGTATAAATCTCTATTCCAAAAGTCCAGCTGATCCACAGATAACGAGCCAAACAAAATCTCTTCAATTATTTGAAATCTCTCTTGTCCATCTAAAATACTAATTACATCATCGATTAAGTTAGGAGTTCTTAAGAGAATAGACTTAATTTCTTCATCTTCTTTTATAATTCGTAAAAACCACTCTCCATGATCTTGCCCTGATATTTGTTGAAAACAATGTGAATAAGGACCATGTCCAATATCATGCAATAATGCAGCAATCATACCAACTCGCATCTCATACTCTGATAATATAAGGTAATTTCTCTTTACTAAACTATTTACTACTTTTCTAAACATTTCATAAACACCTAAGGAGTGTTCATATCTTGTATGATTTGCATGGGGATGTAAGTAATATGTATTCCCTTGTTGCTTAATGTTCGCTAGACGCATAAATGCTTTTGTTTTTATTAAATCTTGCATATCTTTATCTAAAATGGATATCTCACGATGAATTGGATCGTCTACTTTCATATGTCTCCTCCTCAGTAATTTTTTAGTTAGTATATTAAAAAGTTAAACATCGAATTATGAGGTCTTAACTCTCCCTATATAGTCAAGAACTCTCTCCATGTAACTATCTATTGGATAGGAAGTGTCTATAGCAATATATTCCGTATCTGGTCTTATGCTTTTATTAAAGCCTCTTTTATACCGCTCCCCTTCTTCTCCTTCAGGTAATGCTGTGTACTGGCATCTCATTGGTTCCCTAGTTCTTAACCTTCTATCAACCTCTTGTATGTCGTTCAGATAACATTCTATATATTTGTATTCAGCATTATGCCTCATAGCCAACTCTTTTCCTTTTGGAATAATGACATCATAAAAGCATGGGCTATCAAAAATGACATTGAAGCCTTGAGATAGATGAAAATCAATTAATGACCAATCAATATTATAGGAAACCTTTCCTGCATATAAGTTATCAGAATCATTAGTTGATTCCATGTAAGCTGACTTAATAATATCGTGATCAATTACAACCGCATTTGTTTTTATTCCAATTTCTCTAGCTAAAGTAGATTTTCCACATCCAGGAGACCCTGCCATTTGAAGAAAATACATCCCACTACCTCCACACATAAATTTATTACAATTATTTCAAATCATTTAAGTCCGATCAATATAATTTTGAAAATTCTGGTTTGAAGTGAAGTTTTTTAGAAGTAAGTTATGTTTCCAATTCACTAGTACGTTATATCTCTTATATTTACTCATAATCACTAATAAAAGACACAACCCCATTGTTTCAGGTTTGCGCCACGTTTCTTGATGACTCGAATTCGAGGTAAATTGCAAATATGCTCTTCTACGCATCCGATAGTTGAAGAAATTTTATTTTGAAAGTTCAGCAACAGCACCACCAAATACTTCTTTAAAGGATTTTTGAGCAAATGTAAATGTAAGAAAAGGAAAGTTATTTTTGTTTTTAAGGTGTCCAACATTACCTGAATAGACTTCCGCAGCACTTTTGAGCTCAATAGATATCTGTACATTCTCACCTTCAGTTTTTGTGTTAATACGCTTTATAAAATCATTTGGTCTAACATTAACTTTATTAATTTCTTTTGATAATTGTGTTTGTTTAAATTCCACTAC is a window encoding:
- a CDS encoding AAA family ATPase; the encoded protein is MYFLQMAGSPGCGKSTLAREIGIKTNAVVIDHDIIKSAYMESTNDSDNLYAGKVSYNIDWSLIDFHLSQGFNVIFDSPCFYDVIIPKGKELAMRHNAEYKYIECYLNDIQEVDRRLRTREPMRCQYTALPEGEEGERYKRGFNKSIRPDTEYIAIDTSYPIDSYMERVLDYIGRVKTS
- a CDS encoding HD domain-containing protein — encoded protein: MKVDDPIHREISILDKDMQDLIKTKAFMRLANIKQQGNTYYLHPHANHTRYEHSLGVYEMFRKVVNSLVKRNYLILSEYEMRVGMIAALLHDIGHGPYSHCFQQISGQDHGEWFLRIIKEDEEIKSILLRTPNLIDDVISILDGQERFQIIEEILFGSLSVDQLDFWNRDLYHSSINIDQMNLDNLIHSLKIVDRKLVIGLEGIKEIEQMIKIKRALYNEGFGHPFVIG